The Sporosarcina ureae genome includes a region encoding these proteins:
- a CDS encoding alpha-ketoacid dehydrogenase subunit beta, with translation MAVRSFIDAINLAMKEEMERDDQVFVLGEDVGRKGGVFKATTGLYDQFGEYRSLDTPLAESAIAGVAIGAAMYGMRPIAEMQFADFIMPAVNQIVSEAAKIRYRSNNDFTCPIVIRAPFGGGVHGALYHSQSVESMFASTPGLKIVIPSTPYDAKGLLKAAVRDEDPVLFFEHKRAYRLIKGEVPDDDYVLPIGKADVKREGEDLTIITYGLCVHFALQAAERLAEDDISIHILDLRTVYPLDKEAIIEAASKTGKVLLVTEDNLEGSIMSEVSAVIAENCLFELDAPIKRLAGPDVPAMPYAPSMEKFFMMNPEKVEKAARDLAEF, from the coding sequence ATGGCCGTTCGTTCATTTATAGATGCGATCAACCTGGCAATGAAAGAAGAAATGGAACGTGACGACCAAGTATTCGTACTTGGGGAAGATGTAGGCCGTAAAGGTGGTGTGTTTAAAGCAACAACCGGTCTATACGATCAGTTCGGTGAATACCGCTCACTTGATACACCTCTCGCTGAGTCTGCTATTGCAGGTGTGGCGATTGGTGCTGCGATGTATGGTATGCGCCCGATTGCAGAAATGCAGTTTGCTGATTTTATTATGCCGGCGGTCAATCAAATCGTCTCGGAAGCAGCGAAAATCCGCTATCGTTCGAATAATGATTTTACTTGTCCAATTGTCATCCGCGCTCCTTTTGGAGGTGGCGTTCACGGAGCTTTGTATCATTCCCAGTCAGTTGAATCAATGTTCGCTTCAACACCTGGTTTGAAAATTGTCATCCCATCCACCCCTTACGACGCGAAAGGCTTGCTGAAAGCGGCAGTGCGCGATGAAGATCCTGTGTTGTTCTTTGAGCATAAGCGGGCATATCGACTGATCAAAGGGGAAGTTCCCGACGATGATTATGTGTTGCCGATCGGTAAAGCGGATGTGAAGCGTGAAGGAGAAGATCTCACGATTATCACATATGGATTGTGCGTTCACTTCGCACTGCAGGCTGCAGAACGCTTAGCTGAAGACGATATTTCTATCCATATCTTGGATTTGCGTACGGTGTATCCGTTAGATAAAGAAGCGATCATCGAAGCTGCTTCGAAAACAGGAAAAGTTCTATTAGTAACAGAAGACAACCTAGAAGGCAGCATCATGAGTGAAGTTTCGGCTGTCATTGCTGAAAATTGTTTATTTGAATTAGATGCGCCAATCAAACGATTAGCAGGACCCGACGTACCTGCGATGCCATATGCCCCTTCTATGGAAAAATTCTTTATGATGAATCCTGAAAAGGTTGAAAAGGCAGCAAGGGATTTAGCAGAATTTTAA
- a CDS encoding thiamine pyrophosphate-dependent dehydrogenase E1 component subunit alpha, which produces MSNRHIELGLTDEDVLRMYETMLMARRLDERMWLLNRAGKIPFVISCQGQEAAQVGASFALNNEKDWIAPYYRDMGVVLHFGMTPKDLMLSAFAKAEDPNSGGRQMPGHFGQRKNRILTGSSPVTTQLPHAVGVALAAKMNKEDFITFVTLGEGSSNQGDFHEGMNFAGVHKLPTVIMVENNKYAISVPLNKQMACENVSDRAIGYGMPGYTVDGRDPLTVYEVVKKAADRARNGDGPTLVEAVCYRLTAHSSDDDQRQYRDAEELEDERKQDPLLSFIHYLKEVNVLTDEKYDEIEERVKLQVDEATEYAELAEYAKPEHAMRYVYEEKGGEA; this is translated from the coding sequence ATGAGTAATCGGCATATTGAATTGGGTTTGACAGATGAAGATGTATTGCGGATGTATGAGACGATGCTAATGGCGCGTCGTTTAGATGAAAGAATGTGGTTACTGAACCGTGCGGGGAAAATTCCGTTCGTCATCTCTTGTCAAGGACAGGAAGCGGCACAGGTAGGGGCTTCATTCGCTCTGAATAACGAAAAAGACTGGATCGCACCGTATTACCGCGATATGGGAGTTGTCTTACATTTCGGTATGACGCCAAAAGATTTGATGTTATCGGCTTTTGCCAAGGCGGAAGATCCGAACTCCGGTGGACGGCAGATGCCAGGTCACTTCGGCCAACGCAAGAATCGCATTTTGACAGGATCTTCACCTGTTACAACGCAGTTACCTCATGCTGTCGGCGTAGCGCTAGCCGCAAAAATGAATAAAGAGGATTTCATTACGTTCGTGACGCTTGGGGAAGGTTCTTCCAATCAAGGAGACTTCCATGAAGGCATGAACTTTGCCGGTGTGCATAAATTACCGACAGTCATTATGGTGGAAAACAATAAATATGCAATCTCCGTACCACTTAATAAACAAATGGCATGTGAGAATGTCTCGGATCGCGCAATCGGTTATGGTATGCCAGGCTATACGGTAGATGGACGAGATCCGCTGACAGTATATGAAGTAGTAAAAAAAGCGGCAGACCGTGCGAGAAACGGAGACGGTCCGACATTAGTCGAAGCGGTATGTTATCGATTGACTGCACACTCTTCGGATGATGATCAACGTCAATATCGTGATGCAGAAGAGCTGGAAGACGAAAGAAAACAAGATCCGTTATTGTCATTCATTCATTATCTGAAAGAAGTTAACGTTTTGACGGATGAAAAGTATGATGAAATCGAAGAACGAGTAAAATTGCAGGTTGATGAAGCGACAGAATATGCCGAACTGGCGGAATACGCGAAGCCGGAACACGCAATGCGCTATGTCTATGAAGAAAAGGGAGGCGAAGCATAA